In Methanooceanicella nereidis, one DNA window encodes the following:
- a CDS encoding P-type ATPase: protein MSIASAIKEYLESKDGVYSAEISSDMKTLVANLMQNTYPWEVEEMAAEIGYAVQEARSPLFSIGGILEPVLLAITAIATIISFAGTSMNLLTGPAAEILGMFIIFICGYPVHKKAISALLDRKISLDILVSVAVISPLFYSYGVMEPVYYASGIIIFVVLSASIFKRSVQDRYEQMDFFLPSVALSVTDGKEAWINAEDINPGDVVTVKSGYRIPVDGTVDDGEGTLVTVIGGDNEKVRKGVRVNAGDILLEGDVTVKAAKKAIDSVLRPAADAFREARKPREFNKGYPKSVERVLLFVSLFGSIFVYFFFNSTVSAVAILLVATPLAMFIAWPVSIVTGKLAASNAGADFSSHGSIERMSLADTVVISGIESLVNKSTVSDVIPVQGYTENDMKSAIAAYGGDENDPLVKAAREYASGVAPSEEYSLKSLAEASRVVQIPADSHKRANALENEGKLVRYALKGREFMGIVAFDLEVSEETKKAVESLGKDKAKAKEVVLISRNPAGLSEVIGRKAGITNIKSRMDDRERLELVKKMVENKKEVVVVSKRGDLTRFAGNSGSVVIGNAMPGFEGLDDARCDSFAVVPGLISLAKKSLKRANEGLNFGFYFNTFAVIAASLGVIDIQIASLMIITSVVVVATNSMRSYFISLK from the coding sequence ATGTCGATCGCATCCGCGATCAAGGAGTATCTCGAGTCAAAGGACGGAGTATACTCAGCAGAAATAAGCAGTGATATGAAAACGCTTGTCGCCAACCTGATGCAGAACACATATCCGTGGGAGGTCGAGGAGATGGCGGCGGAGATAGGGTATGCGGTACAGGAGGCCAGGTCGCCGCTGTTCAGCATAGGAGGGATACTGGAGCCGGTATTGCTGGCAATAACGGCCATAGCGACTATCATCTCTTTCGCCGGCACGAGCATGAACCTCTTAACAGGCCCTGCAGCCGAGATTTTAGGGATGTTCATCATATTCATCTGCGGCTACCCGGTACATAAAAAAGCCATCAGCGCTTTGCTAGATAGAAAGATCAGCCTGGACATATTAGTATCCGTGGCGGTCATATCGCCCCTGTTCTATTCTTACGGCGTCATGGAGCCAGTGTACTATGCCTCGGGCATCATCATATTCGTCGTTTTATCTGCCAGCATATTTAAAAGGTCCGTCCAGGACCGCTATGAGCAGATGGATTTCTTCCTGCCTTCGGTCGCTCTTAGCGTCACGGACGGAAAAGAGGCATGGATAAATGCCGAAGACATCAATCCGGGAGACGTTGTCACGGTCAAGTCCGGCTACAGGATACCTGTGGACGGCACGGTCGACGATGGCGAAGGCACCTTAGTGACGGTTATCGGGGGAGATAACGAGAAGGTAAGAAAGGGTGTCCGGGTCAATGCGGGCGATATACTTCTGGAAGGCGACGTCACTGTCAAGGCGGCAAAAAAAGCTATCGACTCGGTACTCAGGCCTGCAGCAGATGCTTTCAGGGAGGCAAGAAAGCCCAGGGAATTCAATAAAGGATACCCGAAGTCCGTCGAGAGAGTGCTGCTGTTCGTATCATTATTCGGGTCGATATTCGTATATTTCTTCTTTAACAGCACTGTCTCGGCAGTGGCGATATTATTAGTGGCCACGCCTCTTGCCATGTTCATTGCATGGCCCGTGTCCATAGTCACGGGAAAACTGGCAGCATCCAATGCCGGGGCTGATTTCTCATCACACGGCTCAATAGAGAGAATGAGCCTTGCGGACACTGTCGTCATAAGCGGCATCGAGTCGCTCGTCAATAAGTCCACGGTCTCTGACGTTATACCTGTGCAGGGATACACTGAGAATGATATGAAGTCCGCCATAGCGGCTTACGGCGGCGATGAGAATGACCCGCTGGTCAAAGCGGCCAGGGAATATGCCTCAGGGGTGGCCCCATCGGAGGAATATTCGCTCAAGAGCCTTGCAGAGGCCTCAAGGGTAGTGCAGATCCCCGCGGATTCCCATAAGCGTGCAAACGCGCTTGAGAATGAAGGTAAGCTTGTCAGATATGCTCTCAAAGGGCGCGAGTTCATGGGCATTGTCGCGTTTGATCTTGAGGTCAGCGAGGAGACAAAGAAAGCCGTGGAAAGCCTTGGCAAAGACAAAGCAAAAGCCAAAGAGGTCGTGCTGATCTCCAGGAACCCTGCAGGTTTATCCGAGGTCATCGGAAGGAAGGCCGGCATAACTAACATAAAGTCCAGGATGGACGACAGGGAAAGGCTGGAACTGGTCAAAAAGATGGTAGAGAATAAAAAAGAAGTCGTTGTCGTGTCAAAAAGAGGCGACTTAACAAGGTTTGCCGGAAACTCCGGATCAGTGGTGATCGGGAACGCCATGCCGGGTTTCGAGGGCCTTGACGATGCCAGGTGCGACTCTTTTGCGGTGGTTCCGGGCCTGATATCGCTGGCGAAGAAGAGCCTGAAGCGCGCGAACGAAGGTTTGAACTTCGGGTTCTATTTCAATACTTTTGCGGTCATCGCGGCTTCTCTTGGAGTGATCGACATACAGATCGCCTCGCTTATGATCATCACCAGCGTGGTCGTGGTAGCCACGAACTCGATGAGGTCGTATTTCATAAGCCTCAAGTAA
- the dapA gene encoding 4-hydroxy-tetrahydrodipicolinate synthase: MNFKGVYPALITPFKKNGEIDEEGFRSNIDFVIKGGVTGIVPCGCTGEAATLNFNEQKRLLEIAVDQANGRVPVIGGSGSNNTREAVDLTKFALEAGADGAMLITPYYNKPGDAGQLLHYKTIAEKVDIPIILYNVPSRTGVNMKPKIIAELAKVDNIVGIKEASGSLPQVAEIIELTRDYKRHFTVLSGDDNLTIPIMSLGGEGVVSVAANILPKEVSDMIKYQAEGNTRKALDLYYRLAPIMRGIFIETNPIPVKAAANMLGLAAGELRPPLTTLAPENQKVLEGMLTALGKLPVKKAAKPKAAPKAKPAAKPKAVKAKPKSKAKAKK, translated from the coding sequence ATGAATTTCAAGGGCGTTTACCCTGCCCTTATTACTCCTTTTAAAAAGAATGGCGAGATCGATGAAGAAGGATTCAGGAGCAACATCGATTTCGTTATCAAGGGCGGTGTAACAGGAATTGTTCCTTGCGGCTGCACAGGCGAGGCCGCGACATTGAATTTTAATGAGCAGAAGAGACTTCTTGAGATAGCCGTCGACCAGGCCAACGGCAGGGTCCCGGTCATAGGAGGCTCAGGTTCTAACAACACCCGCGAAGCGGTCGATCTTACTAAGTTCGCCCTGGAAGCCGGGGCAGACGGCGCGATGCTTATCACTCCTTATTATAACAAGCCGGGAGACGCCGGCCAGCTACTTCACTATAAGACCATCGCGGAGAAAGTGGATATACCTATCATACTCTACAATGTCCCGTCAAGGACAGGCGTCAACATGAAGCCGAAGATCATCGCCGAGCTCGCGAAAGTCGATAACATCGTGGGTATCAAAGAGGCGAGCGGAAGCCTGCCCCAGGTAGCCGAGATCATAGAGCTTACCAGGGACTATAAGAGGCACTTCACGGTCCTGTCAGGCGACGACAATCTCACCATACCAATAATGTCATTGGGCGGAGAGGGCGTGGTATCCGTCGCGGCGAACATACTCCCGAAAGAGGTTTCGGACATGATCAAGTACCAGGCAGAGGGTAACACCAGGAAAGCCCTTGACCTGTACTACAGGCTTGCGCCGATCATGAGAGGTATTTTCATCGAGACAAACCCGATACCCGTAAAGGCCGCTGCGAACATGCTCGGTCTTGCTGCAGGCGAGCTAAGGCCGCCATTGACCACGCTGGCCCCTGAAAACCAGAAGGTACTGGAAGGCATGCTTACGGCGCTTGGAAAGCTACCGGTGAAGAAAGCCGCAAAGCCAAAGGCGGCACCGAAAGCCAAACCGGCAGCAAAACCAAAGGCAGTAAAGGCAAAGCCAAAGTCAAAAGCAAAGGCAAAGAAGTAA
- the asd gene encoding aspartate-semialdehyde dehydrogenase: MIKAGILGATGNVGQRFVQLLADHPWFEITALAASERSAGKPYGEVAKWKLETDLPESVKDLTVVPTDPKKVDADIVFSALPAELATGIESDFAKAGVVVCSNASSHRMEKDVPLMIPEVNPEHLALIDIQKKNRGWDGCIVTNPNCSTIMMVMTLKPLMQFGIKNIHVATLQAISGAGYDGIPSMAILDNVIPYIGKEEEKMESEALKLLGTFDGSGVKNAPFWVSAACHRVMVMDGHTMSIWLRSEKNPTAEEVKDAFLKFDSGLSDLPTSPKKALIVREEPDRPQPRMDRDQGRGMSVSIGRIRSGHDNAIKYVCMGHNTIRGAAGASILNAELLKKKGYL, translated from the coding sequence ATGATAAAAGCCGGAATACTGGGTGCCACGGGGAATGTGGGGCAGAGGTTCGTGCAATTGCTGGCGGACCACCCGTGGTTCGAGATAACAGCCCTGGCAGCGTCCGAGAGAAGCGCGGGCAAGCCGTATGGCGAAGTGGCCAAGTGGAAGCTTGAGACCGATCTCCCTGAAAGTGTCAAAGACCTTACCGTGGTCCCCACTGACCCGAAAAAGGTAGACGCTGATATAGTATTTTCGGCGCTCCCTGCGGAACTGGCTACGGGCATAGAGAGCGACTTTGCGAAAGCAGGCGTTGTCGTTTGCTCGAACGCGAGCTCTCACCGCATGGAGAAAGATGTCCCGCTGATGATACCGGAGGTCAATCCGGAGCATCTGGCACTTATCGACATCCAGAAAAAGAACAGGGGATGGGACGGGTGTATCGTCACGAATCCCAACTGTTCGACGATCATGATGGTCATGACGCTAAAGCCGCTCATGCAGTTCGGCATCAAGAATATCCATGTGGCCACTCTCCAGGCCATTTCAGGTGCTGGTTACGATGGTATCCCGTCAATGGCCATACTTGATAATGTCATACCGTACATAGGGAAGGAAGAAGAGAAGATGGAGTCCGAGGCTTTAAAGCTCCTTGGTACTTTCGACGGCAGCGGTGTTAAGAACGCCCCGTTCTGGGTGAGCGCTGCCTGCCACAGGGTCATGGTCATGGACGGCCACACGATGTCCATATGGCTGAGGTCGGAGAAGAACCCGACCGCTGAAGAGGTCAAGGATGCTTTCCTGAAGTTCGACTCCGGGCTGTCAGACCTTCCGACATCGCCAAAGAAGGCCCTTATAGTCAGGGAGGAGCCTGACAGGCCGCAGCCGAGGATGGACCGCGATCAGGGAAGAGGCATGAGCGTCTCGATAGGCAGGATCAGGTCCGGCCACGATAACGCAATAAAATATGTTTGCATGGGCCACAACACCATAAGAGGCGCTGCGGGCGCGAGCATCCTTAACGCGGAACTGTTAAAGAAGAAAGGCTACCTGTAA
- a CDS encoding DUF5806 family protein produces the protein MSDDGAGKDTGKYSRFQKFDKKTYEEVNDALKSKTHLTAREWAIARLCADFKDHGRSQMTWIGENLPELVPFMNEPYERQDVASAEAAFKRKVLRSGTTFFYAYYSGLISFEEMIEMVQGIIRNIEALKRTEGSEPGDVSTDVQVMMAETLKRITDKLNEASDLQQDS, from the coding sequence ATGAGCGACGACGGCGCGGGCAAGGATACGGGTAAATACAGCCGCTTCCAGAAGTTCGATAAGAAAACTTACGAAGAGGTCAACGATGCCTTGAAGTCTAAGACACATCTGACCGCCAGGGAATGGGCTATCGCCAGGCTTTGCGCCGATTTCAAGGACCATGGAAGGTCCCAGATGACATGGATAGGCGAGAACCTTCCCGAACTTGTTCCCTTTATGAACGAGCCCTATGAGCGCCAGGATGTCGCGTCTGCGGAAGCCGCTTTCAAGAGGAAGGTGTTGCGCTCCGGCACTACTTTCTTTTATGCTTATTATTCAGGCCTCATATCTTTTGAGGAGATGATCGAGATGGTACAGGGCATCATCAGGAACATCGAGGCCTTAAAAAGGACAGAGGGATCGGAACCCGGGGATGTTAGCACCGATGTGCAGGTAATGATGGCCGAGACACTTAAAAGGATCACCGATAAGCTTAACGAGGCGTCTGACCTGCAACAGGATAGCTGA
- a CDS encoding sugar phosphate isomerase/epimerase family protein — protein MSLKVGFSAYKLVTYPFSWAYRLEDMGFQGWEIVSEAKQRISRETLPEIKDIINSTNLKITVHGPFSDLNCATLNDPIWNETIAQFKQCIELSADFSDTMVIHPGVLSPLGNQVPDKAWDRNIEALRIICDHAKDYGVKICLENMPNMDKLLCRTPHEIFGMIEMVGRENLGMTFDVGHANTVKNIPGFLKEKHRFSHIHAHDNRGAHDEHLQIGTGIIDWKYILKEIKDFDGVVVIEGRSLEEGEKSLEFIRDWEKNNQ, from the coding sequence TTGAGCCTGAAGGTCGGCTTTTCCGCATACAAGCTTGTAACTTACCCGTTCTCTTGGGCATATCGGCTAGAGGACATGGGCTTCCAGGGATGGGAGATAGTCAGCGAGGCTAAACAGCGAATAAGCAGGGAGACGCTTCCTGAAATAAAGGATATAATCAACTCCACGAACCTCAAGATCACCGTACACGGCCCGTTCTCCGACCTCAACTGCGCCACGCTCAACGACCCTATCTGGAATGAGACGATAGCGCAGTTCAAGCAGTGCATAGAGCTTTCTGCGGATTTTTCTGACACGATGGTCATACATCCGGGCGTACTGTCGCCACTGGGCAATCAGGTACCGGATAAGGCGTGGGACAGGAATATAGAGGCATTAAGGATCATTTGCGACCACGCAAAAGACTACGGCGTAAAGATCTGTCTTGAGAACATGCCTAACATGGATAAGCTCTTATGCAGGACGCCTCACGAGATATTCGGCATGATAGAGATGGTCGGCAGGGAAAACCTGGGCATGACCTTCGACGTCGGCCATGCGAACACCGTTAAGAACATACCCGGGTTCCTAAAAGAAAAACACCGGTTCTCCCATATCCATGCACACGATAACAGGGGGGCCCATGATGAGCATTTACAGATAGGGACGGGTATCATAGACTGGAAATATATCCTTAAAGAGATCAAGGATTTTGACGGCGTCGTCGTAATAGAGGGACGAAGCCTGGAAGAGGGCGAGAAGAGCCTGGAGTTCATAAGGGACTGGGAGAAAAACAACCAGTAG
- the dapB gene encoding 4-hydroxy-tetrahydrodipicolinate reductase, whose protein sequence is MVKIAITGINGRMGTMITEIVLSQPDMELVAGFDLGGVGRQIGKITVSHVDDMDKVLKEKKPDALIDFTIAQAAVQNVKTAAASGVNLVVGTTGFDAAQKEEMRSAIHNGKVAALISPNYSVGVQVFLKLLKEATRNLEGCDIEIIEAHHNKKKDAPSGTALKAADVIAETLSEKPGYVYGREGVAPRGKEIGIHAVRGGDIVGDHTVLFACEGERIEIKHQAHSRMAFASGAVKAARWIASQKPGLYSMEDMFKE, encoded by the coding sequence ATGGTCAAGATCGCTATAACAGGCATTAACGGCAGGATGGGGACGATGATAACTGAGATCGTCCTCTCCCAGCCAGACATGGAACTCGTCGCAGGCTTCGACCTCGGCGGCGTCGGCAGGCAGATCGGCAAGATCACGGTATCACACGTCGATGATATGGATAAGGTGCTGAAGGAGAAAAAACCTGACGCGCTTATCGACTTCACGATAGCCCAGGCCGCAGTCCAGAACGTCAAGACCGCAGCAGCCAGCGGCGTAAACCTCGTCGTAGGCACGACCGGCTTTGACGCGGCCCAGAAGGAAGAGATGCGAAGCGCCATCCACAACGGAAAGGTCGCTGCCTTAATCTCCCCTAACTATTCTGTCGGAGTACAGGTCTTCCTTAAGCTGCTAAAAGAAGCGACCAGGAACCTTGAAGGCTGCGACATCGAGATCATCGAGGCCCATCACAACAAGAAAAAGGATGCCCCGAGCGGTACCGCGTTAAAAGCAGCGGACGTCATAGCCGAAACGCTCAGCGAAAAGCCCGGATATGTCTACGGCCGCGAAGGCGTCGCGCCCAGAGGCAAAGAGATAGGCATCCATGCTGTCCGCGGCGGAGACATCGTCGGCGACCACACTGTCCTATTCGCATGCGAAGGCGAGCGCATCGAGATAAAACATCAGGCACATTCCAGGATGGCATTCGCATCGGGTGCAGTAAAGGCAGCCAGATGGATAGCCTCGCAGAAGCCGGGACTTTACTCGATGGAAGACATGTTCAAAGAGTAA
- a CDS encoding 4Fe-4S binding protein produces MPAKINKDECVGCGTCVDACPEAAIEMEEEFAKVDESLCNECGTCVESCPTEAIKLEK; encoded by the coding sequence ATGCCAGCAAAAATTAACAAGGATGAATGTGTTGGATGTGGAACTTGTGTAGACGCCTGCCCTGAGGCAGCTATCGAGATGGAAGAGGAGTTCGCAAAGGTAGACGAGAGCCTTTGCAACGAGTGCGGAACATGCGTTGAGTCATGTCCGACAGAAGCTATAAAACTGGAAAAATAA
- a CDS encoding MFS transporter, which translates to MALGKDVNFDKFRIFILALGHFITDCYANMVPPLLPLLRSAYDLSYAASGMIMTVFTVTSSIIQPVFGYYADKHGKRWLVALSVIWTAFFMSLIGVIGYLGLDVPATYIILLVMVALAGFGSASYHPQASTMVPRISGSHKGLGVSLFSAGGNLGYAVMPLLVVPVTHIWGLEGTLLLFIPGFFMTLLLLKYAPEAPSEGAHLRFEELLRDIRSVIRPLATIVGIVCMRAWLFFGLITFLPLYFAYKGEPLEFASIHLFILLFFGAMGGLIGGDTSDKYGRKFVIVTSLVLTGPLLFLALYTQGLLSLALTAIAGMALLASFSPAILIAQDLIPKNQGMASGIILGFAMGVGGIGVSVTGALSDHFGIVTGIFSLVLLPLFGLILALMLPGIIRPQRVK; encoded by the coding sequence ATGGCCTTAGGCAAAGACGTTAATTTTGATAAGTTTCGTATTTTTATCCTGGCACTGGGACACTTCATAACTGACTGTTATGCGAACATGGTGCCTCCGCTGCTGCCTTTATTAAGGTCCGCTTACGACCTCTCGTATGCAGCGTCGGGAATGATCATGACAGTCTTTACGGTCACATCAAGCATAATACAGCCCGTGTTCGGATATTATGCCGATAAGCACGGAAAACGCTGGCTTGTGGCATTGAGCGTCATCTGGACAGCTTTTTTCATGTCACTCATTGGCGTGATAGGCTATCTGGGGCTGGATGTGCCTGCCACGTACATTATCTTACTTGTCATGGTCGCACTGGCCGGATTCGGCTCGGCGTCATACCACCCGCAGGCATCCACTATGGTCCCGAGGATCAGCGGCAGCCATAAGGGACTTGGTGTTTCGCTGTTCTCTGCCGGAGGCAACCTGGGCTATGCTGTCATGCCGTTGCTCGTGGTGCCGGTGACACATATATGGGGGCTGGAAGGGACATTATTGTTATTCATACCGGGCTTTTTCATGACACTCCTTCTGCTCAAATACGCTCCGGAGGCACCTTCGGAAGGGGCCCATCTCAGGTTTGAAGAGCTGCTGAGGGACATCAGGTCGGTCATCAGGCCGCTAGCGACCATTGTGGGAATAGTGTGTATGAGGGCTTGGCTTTTCTTCGGGCTTATCACTTTCCTGCCGTTATACTTCGCCTATAAGGGGGAGCCTCTGGAGTTCGCAAGCATTCACCTCTTCATACTATTATTCTTCGGCGCCATGGGAGGCCTTATCGGCGGGGATACATCCGATAAGTACGGCAGAAAGTTCGTCATCGTCACGTCACTGGTCCTTACCGGGCCGCTATTATTCCTGGCACTGTACACTCAGGGCTTACTTTCCCTTGCATTGACCGCGATCGCAGGCATGGCGCTGCTGGCGTCTTTCTCTCCGGCCATATTGATAGCGCAGGATCTCATACCGAAGAACCAGGGCATGGCGTCGGGCATAATACTTGGATTCGCGATGGGCGTAGGCGGCATTGGTGTCTCGGTCACCGGTGCCTTATCGGACCACTTTGGCATCGTCACCGGGATATTCTCTCTAGTGCTGCTGCCCCTGTTCGGCCTTATCCTGGCGTTAATGCTGCCGGGCATCATCAGGCCTCAAAGGGTAAAGTGA
- a CDS encoding ribonuclease Z: MLKIIFLGTAGAVPTPKRGMPSIMILRNGERMLFDCGEGTQRQMMCARCGFMDISSIFITHFHADHTLGIPGLIQTMNFQGRTEPLHVYGPAFVDEYFEALNILGYLKTSFDIITHELKHGDVIEKSGYRIEAFRTFHSVPGLGYALRENSRPGRFNKQKALELGVPEGPMFSKLHRGEPVIINGKEIKSSDVVGEPRPGRLIVYTGDTVPSDAFLPYLKNADIWISESTFSDDMIDKAEETLHSSAGGVARLARAANVENLILTHISSRYSQDTTQLVEDAKKHFENVIVADDLMEIDVPMKE; this comes from the coding sequence ATGTTAAAGATAATATTCCTTGGCACGGCAGGGGCGGTCCCCACACCTAAAAGGGGTATGCCTTCGATAATGATCCTACGAAATGGCGAGCGTATGCTTTTTGACTGCGGGGAAGGCACACAGCGCCAGATGATGTGCGCAAGGTGCGGGTTCATGGACATAAGCTCGATTTTCATAACCCATTTCCATGCCGATCATACCCTCGGAATACCGGGATTGATCCAGACCATGAACTTTCAGGGAAGGACCGAGCCTTTACACGTATACGGTCCGGCCTTCGTCGACGAATATTTTGAAGCGCTGAACATCCTGGGATACCTTAAAACGTCTTTTGACATCATCACACATGAGCTAAAGCATGGCGATGTCATTGAGAAGAGCGGGTATCGCATAGAGGCTTTCAGGACGTTCCACAGCGTTCCTGGGCTCGGGTATGCGCTAAGGGAAAACTCAAGGCCGGGAAGGTTCAATAAGCAAAAGGCGCTTGAACTGGGCGTCCCCGAAGGCCCCATGTTCTCGAAGCTTCACAGAGGCGAACCCGTCATCATTAACGGAAAAGAGATAAAGAGCTCCGACGTCGTAGGAGAGCCGCGCCCCGGCCGACTTATAGTCTATACAGGAGATACAGTGCCTTCGGATGCGTTCCTGCCATACCTGAAGAACGCTGACATCTGGATCTCTGAGAGCACTTTTTCTGACGATATGATAGATAAGGCCGAGGAGACGCTTCATTCATCCGCAGGCGGCGTGGCAAGGCTCGCCAGGGCCGCGAATGTGGAGAATCTCATACTCACGCATATCAGCTCAAGATATTCCCAGGATACGACACAGCTCGTAGAGGATGCTAAAAAACATTTTGAGAACGTCATCGTCGCGGATGATCTCATGGAAATCGACGTACCCATGAAAGAGTGA
- a CDS encoding MFS transporter, with amino-acid sequence MSKTSKDDNERSRFDKFRVFLLGLGHFTVDVYANMLPPLLPIFKQLYGLSYAATAGLTSIFSITSTLIQPIFGYLADRYGKKWIAAFGVAWCAVLMCCLGIAPNYASIVVLVALAGLGSSMFHPQASAMVPKVSGDRKGFGVAIFSAGGSIGYSIMPLIAVIIVGMFGIESLVWLMGPGIIVALLMYIYSPDMEEECKDPSKIINLGTLAKSMREVLGPLTTLITVVSLRNWVTIGMITFIPLFYAGRFAGWEVAGYDVTYLAPAITLFLFIFSNAIGGIVGGWASDRYGKKNVLVSSLFASVPFFYLAFNCPDILVWPFMAIAGGLIYASFSPMMLQAQELLPKSQGMAGGLILGFSNGIGGLLVLLTGVISDHSDVYAGVMSLIVILVLTGFMALLLPGDRILKTEVSYPVAGQTPR; translated from the coding sequence ATGAGTAAAACGTCAAAAGACGATAATGAAAGAAGCAGGTTTGACAAGTTCAGGGTATTTTTACTCGGGCTGGGGCATTTCACAGTGGACGTATACGCCAATATGCTGCCGCCTCTACTTCCTATATTTAAACAGTTATACGGGCTTAGCTATGCTGCGACCGCAGGCCTTACTTCCATCTTCTCTATCACTTCCACTCTCATACAGCCCATCTTCGGATACCTGGCGGACAGGTATGGTAAAAAGTGGATAGCTGCGTTCGGTGTGGCATGGTGTGCAGTGCTGATGTGCTGCCTGGGCATCGCCCCGAACTATGCGTCCATAGTCGTGCTGGTCGCACTGGCGGGGCTGGGCTCGTCCATGTTCCACCCGCAGGCGTCGGCCATGGTCCCAAAGGTAAGCGGCGACAGAAAAGGGTTTGGAGTGGCGATTTTCTCTGCAGGCGGCAGCATCGGGTACTCGATCATGCCGTTGATAGCCGTAATAATCGTCGGGATGTTCGGCATCGAGTCCCTGGTCTGGCTTATGGGCCCGGGCATCATCGTCGCTCTGCTGATGTATATCTACTCCCCCGATATGGAAGAGGAGTGTAAGGACCCCTCCAAGATCATTAACCTCGGGACGCTGGCAAAGAGCATGAGGGAAGTCCTCGGCCCACTGACGACACTGATCACTGTCGTGTCTCTGAGGAACTGGGTGACGATAGGTATGATCACGTTTATCCCGCTGTTCTATGCAGGCAGGTTCGCGGGATGGGAAGTCGCGGGATACGACGTAACCTACCTTGCCCCCGCCATCACGTTATTCCTGTTCATATTCTCGAACGCCATAGGCGGCATAGTGGGCGGATGGGCTTCCGACAGGTACGGTAAGAAGAACGTCCTGGTGTCATCCCTGTTCGCGTCCGTGCCTTTCTTTTACCTGGCTTTCAACTGCCCGGACATACTCGTATGGCCTTTCATGGCAATTGCCGGAGGGCTGATATACGCCTCGTTCTCCCCTATGATGCTGCAGGCTCAGGAATTATTGCCGAAAAGCCAGGGTATGGCCGGAGGCCTTATACTGGGGTTCTCAAACGGTATAGGCGGCCTTCTGGTACTTCTCACGGGCGTCATATCTGACCATAGTGACGTTTACGCCGGTGTCATGTCGCTGATAGTGATACTGGTATTGACGGGCTTTATGGCACTGTTATTGCCGGGGGACAGGATCTTAAAGACCGAGGTCAGCTATCCTGTTGCAGGTCAGACGCCTCGTTAA
- a CDS encoding carboxypeptidase-like regulatory domain-containing protein: MGSISGMVTSGDNAAIPDATVALWMMDGDVITGLLEIEDNPQYTTNQTSPVVGLYSFFNVPSGVYNITAEKDGYWFFTEAVVTEGTTTANIVIPEYVASEYPAGLGPYEPPERQYFTYVPVIINRTPPEPTITRTSGPDILAFAIAMLFALSIVRKRKKI; the protein is encoded by the coding sequence ATGGGAAGCATAAGCGGAATGGTCACGTCCGGCGATAACGCGGCCATACCCGATGCGACCGTAGCACTCTGGATGATGGACGGGGACGTGATCACAGGATTACTTGAGATCGAAGACAATCCCCAGTACACCACAAACCAGACAAGCCCTGTTGTCGGGCTATATTCATTTTTCAACGTGCCGTCCGGCGTGTATAATATCACCGCGGAAAAGGACGGGTACTGGTTCTTCACGGAAGCCGTGGTAACGGAAGGCACCACTACGGCAAATATCGTCATACCGGAATATGTGGCCTCGGAATACCCTGCCGGTCTTGGGCCGTATGAGCCGCCTGAAAGGCAATATTTCACGTATGTACCGGTAATTATAAACAGGACGCCTCCGGAGCCGACTATAACGAGGACGTCGGGCCCGGATATTTTAGCCTTTGCTATAGCCATGTTATTCGCCCTCTCCATCGTAAGAAAGAGAAAGAAAATATGA